The nucleotide sequence AAAATGCAAGTGGTGGTGGTTCACAGAATCAAAGTAATGCATTTGACCAAGGTTATTTTGTCATTCCAAAATCAAGGCGTGGTATGGGAGATGAATATATTACATCTGTTTCTGCCCGCAAAGGAAGAGGTGTCATCAATATCAAATTGCCGTATCTTGGTTCTGCTAGTGGAATGGGCTATGAAGTCCGAGAAGTTGATAGCAAAGAGTTTCTATGCATTTGCAGTAGcaaaattaaaattgaccaaGTTGGACTTCTTGAAGATGTTAGTAATTCTGTTTATGCAAAGACAGTTCAACTGCTCCTGGAATTGAAATCAGATGGAAATAAGTATCCTCCAGCTCTGGATCCTGTGAAAGGTATTACCATTTACCATTCTGTGTTTCAAAAAAACTATTGAATTTGATCATTTTTCCACTTATATAACAAATAAATCATGTTCAGTTgaaaattgaaagagaaaaagaataataaaatggAAGAAAACCGTGATAAGTTTCTCTTGTCAATACTGTCACTTGTACGTGGCTTTTTGGGCATGTTAAGTTGCAAAGGCATGAAACATGGCTGAATTATAGAAACCATTTCTTTGCAATCGATTTTTTAAACATTAGTTCCTACCTGTAAGCTGTAATGCTGATGGTTTCTACAGTTGAGGCTGTTTTTCATACTCATTTAGGTTTAGGGACGTCTTCATCTTCTCTTGTAACATTTGGGCGAACAGTTCTGATTATAAAACCTAGGCTTAATCGAGTATCACTTTAAATTTGTTTCAGATCTTAAGCTGAGAGATGTATTACTTGTGCAAACATACCACAAGTGGACTAAGTTGTTAGAAAAGATGTCTCAGAATCCGTGTCATGGGTGTATAAAATTGGAAGAGCACCTAAAGTTAGCTAAAGAGATGAAGAAGCACAAAGAAGAAGTACATGATCTTCAGTTTCAAATTTCTGATGATGCACTTCAACAGATGCCTGACTTTCAGGGCCgggtaaattaaataatttttttaggatTCATTAAAGTTAGTATACTGTAAAGTGAGAAATTAAAGTTTATTCAGTGTTGGATTATTTGGTGAGACCTACATAGAATAGAAGTTATTGATATAATGATTAATAACCCTTCACTTACTACTTACTAAGAGGATGGTAATCCTTGTTTTTTGTGCTCAACTGTACTCTTTCTCCAGATAGATGTGCTGAAGAAAATTGGATGTATTGATGAAGACCTTGTAGTTCAAATGAAAGGACGTGTCGCCTGTGAGATGAATTCTGGGGAGGAGTTGATTTGCACTGAGTGCTTGTTTGAGAACCAACTGGATGATCTTGAACCAGAAGAAGCAGTGGCATTAATGTCTGCTTTTGTATTCCAGCAGAAGAACACATCTGACCCTTCGCTCACACCGACACTGGCCAAAGCAAGACAAAGGTAACTCGCAATTGTGTATTTCTGAAATTCTATTTAAGCAACCTAGAAGCCTATGCCAAGtaaaggcatcaataatcattcaTATAACAAAATGTTTTCGTCTTGTCTTGTAAGAAAGGCAGCTTAGTGTACAAGGCCTGTTGGTTGGGTCTGGGAAATGCACATATCCTTGTATCCATAAAATCAAAGAGATCGTTTCTAAAATTTAAATCTGTTAGACTGACTTTCAATTCGCATGGCAGCAACCTTTACCATTACGTCATTTTATCTTGCTGCATTCAGACATCAGATTGTAATGAAGAGTTGAATTTTATTATGAATTCCTGGTTTGATGTATTTGTTACAGATTGTACAATACAGCAATAAGGCTTGGGGAACTTCAAGCTCACTTCCATCTGCCGATAAACCCGGAGGAGTATGCCCAAGAAAATCTCAAATTTGGTCTCGTTGAAGTGGTTTATGAATGGGCTAAGGTTTCTTTCTACAGACAATTACAAATTCAGTACTTTTACCATTGATTTGTTGTGATCCATTGTCAAATCTCTAATTTCCATTGCAGGGTACTCCGTTTGCCGATATCTGTGAACTTACAGATGTTCCTGAAGGTCTGATAGTAAGGACAATTGTCAGGTTGGATGAGACCTGCCGCGAGTTCAAAAACTCTGCCGCTATTATGGGGAATTCTGCTCTCTGCAAAAAAATGGAGATAGCTTCTAATGCAATAAAGCGTGACATTGTATTTGCAGCTAGCTTGTATATTACAGGCGTATGATCATTATTGAAAATGTTAATGTTAGGTTTAGTAATGCTTGTACATAATGAATTCATAGCAATTCTTGTAGCTCCTTTTGTATGTACCTTACCACTTCTTTTACCCCTTCctgtctcttactcttaatgAATCCTTATTTATGATTTCAGGATAAGATGCTTGCTATACAAAATATTTAAACAAAATGGCTGGTCATGATGtgagttttttggatttttcaagcAAAGTCGATCTGCATATTAAGAAAAAAACATTTCTGGATTGAGGAAAGTCAACTTGATAATAGTCATCTCTTATCTCTTTATATAAAATTTTGTTGTGTGAGAATAGTTTAGTTGTTGATTTTAAATATATGGTTAAACTCTACTTATTTATATACAATAATTAACATTGATTTGATACATACTAATAtactatataattttttttaagaacaaAGCTGTATAAAAAAAGCCAACAGCAAAGCTCCAAACGTCATCCTGTAGGAGTTGGGCAACCACTTCAGGAGTATGAGAATTTATTTTCAAGTGAATGAGAAGTTTTCTACTTATTTTTATTCCTTGGacaaatatattttaatattatctgACTAATCCTTTTCATTTATTGATATATTCTGAAAATATCAAGCAACTTAACAATAATGAGGGCTTTGATTAATAACCAGTGTTTGTCCTCTTCCTCCTAATGTTTGACATTTATTTTAACAGTTATGTATGAAGATCAATGTAGTTCGAGTATCATAAATAAAATAGGTGTTTATTTACTTGAAAACAATAAAATTCATGAACAAATAAGAAAATATTTATGTATATGTCCGTGTGTGTATGGATATATCTATTATGTATGTCAAAAACAATGTGCTACTGCATATGTTAAATGTGAATAATTTATCTCTTCacaaaaaacttatttttatttctttattttatacatcctttaatgtatttttattttattaattttaaaaattatatatttaaaatttttattaattgatTATTGAGTAATTTTTATTCATTCCTCCAAAATTTCTCAAAATCAAATTTGTGCAAGAACCCAAGAACTGACGTGCTTACACCAACTACTTGGCTGGTCTTTATCCAATATTGACTTTTGGAATTTCCTTGATTTCCTTATTTATTATGAGTGTAAGGATTAGGAACAACATTTTTTTCtccatgttttaatttttcttaatatatttgtcaagtataaaatttaaaatatctatctatttataatactaaagaaaaatattatatgACCAAtatttttctcttgattttgctttGTAATTGAACCAATACTAGCCAACTCTCTAACTTTAGTCTAACTAGGTAACTAactattaaaattatttatttgacCCTCATCCCACGGAgggtttaagatttaggatttatggtgtCTATGGCCGACTCCAAAGGCGAAGTTGTGGTGGTGTTGGGAGGGAAAAAATGATGAGAAAGAAGATTACGAATAAaaaggtaaataaataaataaataaaatatcagAAAAAATTAGTTTGAAATTGGACACAAAATTGGTTCCCTAGCTGGATTTTTTTGGTAACTCATCTAGAAAGTAATTAGATTAATTGAAATTAGTGAGTCAAAAACCCTTTAAAAAATAAGTTGAATTTTGGCAAACTTAAAAGATAAGCAAAAATTATTGGTCTTAATTTTATGTTATTAGTTATACATTTAAACCAACTTGTACGTGAAGAAAAAGCATACTGTCTAGACATTATTAtcctaaatattttatgttttgtttagaaTGGAAAAAAGAGTGCAAACTCAAAGTCAATTAATTGTCTCAGCATTAAAACAAAGtaagagagaaaaaatatttaaaaataaaaaattacactttatttttttaagtgaaaatctaaaatttagaggatccaaattcataAAGAGATATGACAGAATGACTCATGATCGTATGAGTTCaataaattaacataaaaatAGGATCATAggagaagaaaaaattaaaggaaagaaagaaattaggacttagagagaaaaagaaaagataaaaaataaattaggtgaaTTATATAAGTATATGTTGTCCAAAATAAATTCTTGTCCGACTTATCTTCAATTGTCTGCAGAGGAAGAAATGAATAACAATAAAATACATTACTTTTCGTGCAAGAAAAATCCAAATAACATAATTTAATAAATGTAGGATtagaaaaaagatttaaaaaaataaaaaaatagatagaTTCAAAGTCAAAATATTGGCCACCGGAATGAGTAGTCAAAGATTTAATAAGATTCCATTGTGTTGAGGCAAACATGTTCCATTTCAATTACATGTCCTAGTTTGTTGAAAATTTGTTTCCTTAATATTATTATTCATCTCATTTCCCAGGTTCAACTGCATGCATGGAGACACCTAAATTCAGCAcaggctttgttttttgtttattcTTGTTTTGTGTTCATGCAGCATTGGTCTTTGCTTCAACCTCAAATGTATCATACTTCTTCCCTATCTCTCACatactccttttttttttaataaattcgtTTTGTAACCAAATTTTCTCTTTCAAGTTTAGTTATATGTTAAAAGAAGTTGAAATAGAGTTTTTATTTtacaaattgaaaaaaaaaaagtagagttAAGTagtaaatattaaaaaaagggaaagtatagggagccaatggaatatttgtacaatgtgaacaatggaggtttagggagtattagagatataaacattagtgttacctttttccatCGGCGTAAGCTTCTGGGATGAttagtatcatgacatggtataaGAGCTTTAGATCTGAAAGGTCAAAAGTTTGATCTTTAgtgaaccccaaaatcatcttaagcttttgggatgagtgatttTATGATATAAGATGTTTAATATtatgggtgatgttcattttgtaactcatataacccatagcccattgtacacattgtacaaatattccattggcgtTTTCAATGTATTCATACAGAAAGGCTGACATAGATGTTATGGGTTAGCGGAATCTTTTTCCCGTGTTCCATATTTCTTCTTTTCTGAATCCCTTCCGTAAAGGAGCCGAATGAAACAAAAGTTTCCCGTTCGGTTTTGAATTAgagacgttaaaaaaaaaaaagataaataaacgtCGACTATAACCCCTAGCCTTCCAAGCTAACGATGCGGGTTCGATTCCTCTAGTAGGACTCTTCAAAAAATTTATAACCTTTATTTTGAGAATTTTTAGGGTATATAAGTATTGGTGGAAGAAAATGGGCTCCTTAAATTCCTACAAAttagtaaataaaatttaattttcaaattgaattttCTTGATTTTAGTGGCAACATTCACAAGATTGGTTGAACCATGGTGGAGATTTGTTCAACAGAAGATATGGCTATAAAGAGTTTAAAATCAGCCCCAAAACAGCACCGAACCTAAGTTTGAAGTGGAAATTCTATGCAGGAAAAGATATAACTGCAACACCAGCAATATATGAAGATACCCTTTATTTTCCAAGTTGGAATGGTAACATATATGCAGTGAATGAAACAAATGGATCCCTTATTTGGAAGCAGAACTTGCATGAATTAACAGGTCTAAATGCAACTGGATTAGTGCTCAATGTGAATTGGACAGTGTCAAGATCAACTCCTACAATAGTTGGTGATCATGATTTATTGATGGTTGGAATTTATGGCCCTGCTGCAGTTATTGGTCTAAACAGAACAAATGGTAAGCTTTTGTGGTTAACCTATTTGGATCATCATCCTGCAGCACTTATCACCATGTCTGGAACATATTACAAAGGGTTAGTACATGAATAATAATGCCACCTTTCTCTTTCTAATTCATACTctgcatttcttcttcttttttagtttttttttagtttttttttgggGGTAAAGTTAAACTCAATACTCAATAGTTATGCTGATGAACTTGGTGGCAAAATACatctttaaaaaatatatatatgtttgcTGCTATTCTATTTTTGGATTCAtaagtttttttaattattcttgaaGTTTTATAATTCAAACATTTCTAATTTGATTTTTATACTGAAGAAAGAATtttcaataagtttcttttaattGTGATTAAGTCCCTTTGTACAATTTATTTCCTATTGTCTAACATGGAGTTTAACtacaatattttaaattaaaagtctAGTTGAAATAAAATTGTTTATATGCTATAAGATTTTGATATGAAGTATTTTAGTTACAAGatcttaattaaaaagatttctATTGTAATATAAAAAATCTAATAAAACTTTATAAAGTAAAGAGACATTAAAAATTGAACAAAACTAGAGGGACATCTATAATAATTTAACCTAAAGTGTTTCCACAAAGTCAACCATCTGAAAATGTTAGAAAACAGCAAATCCTTGTTCAGTTGTTGATAATAAATATATTACTACGCAATATGCCTTAAATATGAGAtgacatttattttattttgcatcaAGAGGTATACTCTATGATTGTTCAAAGAATATGATGAGCTATTCAACATTATGCAAGTTCTTACCCAATCTAAGTTGCAAACCAGAATTGAACAAATGTGGCAATATTTTTATCTTACACTTTCAATTGAATTCTGAATTACTTATGGTGCATTGGTATCCATTAGAGGTTACTATGTTGGAACATCATCACTAGAAGAAGCTGAAACCATTGAACGATGCTGCATATTTCGAGGCAGCATGGCGAAACTTGATGCCTTATCCGGCGCCATCATATGGCAAACCTACACGTTACCGGATAACAATGGCACGGTTGGAGGGTATGCAGGAGCAGCCATATGGGGTAGCAGCCcctccattgatgctcaaagaaACCATGTCTACATTGCCACTGGGAACCTCTACTCTGCGCCGCAACGAATACTTGAGTGTCAAGAAAGGCAGAGCAACAGAACAGTGCCTACTGAACCTGATGACTGTGTTGAGCCTGAAAACCACTCCAATTCAATCTTGGCCCTTGATTTGGACACTGGAAAGATCGAATGGTACCGGCAACTAGGAGGGTATGATGTATGGTTTTATCAATGCAACAATGCTTCAATTCCCGGTTGTCCTCCTTCTGGTCCTACCCCTGATGCTGATTTTGGTGAGGCACCAATGATGTTGAGTGTATATGTTAATGGAACTAAGAAAGATCTTGTTGCTGCTGTTCAGAAAAGTGGCTATGCATGGGCTTTGGATCGCAACAATGGCAACATTACTTGGTTCACGGTAAGACCTGAAAACGTTTTGAATCAAAGACTGGCTGAACTCAAGTGTGAGTCACACTAAAATGTTTGACATAGATAAAGCAATTAGAATCATAAATGAAATCAATTATAACAGTAAATCATTACCTAATGAAGTGATAAATGAAAACCTCAATCACATTTCAAGATTACACAAAGTCAAATCCtatcataaaaaatttatttttatcatgTATCAATAACTGTGTTGTATCATAACAAATTCATGCTTTTCATAATTCTCACCGTGGATAAAAAATGTTATATACACACAAAAAATAAGTCACTGAATCAatcattatatatttgtatataaaatatatttaactTGTTTTCAATATACACTGATGTGATGACTGATTTTTTGTTTATAGGTGGTATGGTTGAAGCTTACATGTAGAGCAGTAACTAATCAATGAATAAAACATTCACACTTTTGAGCTTTGCCCCTTTTGCAGGAAGCTGGACCAGGCGGAATAGTAGGAGGAGGAACATGGGGTGCGGCGACGGACGAAAGGAGAGTTTACACAAACATTGTAAATTCCGGGGCCAAAAACTTCACTCTTGCACCATCAAACAGAACCACAACTAGTGGTGGTTGGGTGGCAATGGATGCAAATAATGGGAAAATTGTATGGTCCACTGCTAATCCTAGTAACAGCACTTCTATTGGACCTGTTAGTGTTGCAAATGATGTTGTCTTTGCTGGATCAATAGACCTATTGGGGTCAATATATGCAATGAATGCAAAAAATGGGAAGATTTTGTGGTCCTACAAAACTGGAGCAAGTGTCTATGGAGGCATGTCAATTAGCAACGGTTGCATATATGTTGGCAGTGGTTATAATGTTAGTTTGGGGTTTCCTATCTTGTCGGGTGGAACCTCGTTATCTGCATTTTGTGTCTAAGAACTTTACATCATATATTGTTAACTACTCCACTCACTGTGAGTAATGTaaacttttttcaataaaattatcaaGAAAAGTAAATTTGTTCTATCAATTTTAATGGTGTTGGTTTTATCTAGCCGATGTCATCAGTGTTAGAATTTGATGCATGGATTCAATAGTTTCTGGCTTAACAGTAAACACTTAATCCAAGAAGTTGGATATTATCCATATCGGTTGAAACTCTGAATGCTTAAACAACTTGGGCTGATCTAGTGATTAGTTCACTAGTTCGCTTAAGCAAGTATCCGAGTTCGAATCCCACATTGTAGATGTAGTAACCTATTTTCGATTCGCGACGGATTAGTTCTAAGCTTGTCGGACGAGGGATATCGTGAATGCTTAACTTGGATCTATTCTTGTTATTGATCCTATTTTCCCCCCCTTCACTCTGTTGTTGGTCTGCTGTTGCTTACTAATTGAACAACCTGCATTATTCTGAGTAAGCATCTTTATGAATGTTTGTTGTATGTTGAAAGGAACTACTCATTGAAATTTTATGTTCACTTTATAGTATGCTGCATTAGATTATTGACCTTCTGTTATATGCCACTTTCTGATAATAGATTACTTAAACAAGCCTCTGCATCTAGTTTGGCAACTCTTATGTTTCCAGTACTATTTATAGGAGCCAGGAATTGAAGTCTTCTTTGTAGGCTTCTATTATTTTCCCTTTGTTTATCTGTAATTATATAGAAGAAAATTAGAATACATTATTTCCTAATAAGTTCGGCCTCGATGAGGGGCCCTGTTCTTTTTCCTTTGTAAATACATACTCTCTTTAGAGTATACCTGATTTTATCTTTCTTAATAATTGTGTATTCTTTGCATGTCTTATTTACTTAGATATGGATAGAAGTTGGATTTTGAATCCACAGGGCAGTGTAGAATACCAGGAAGGAGTGAAACATTTGTCGGACTTTACATTTGCTAATGCATCGTCTGATGGCATGATAAAGTGTCCTTGTTCTCTATGTGGGTTTCGATATTTTCAAACAAGAGAGGATGCGTACGATCACTTGTTGGTTATATCATGGGGAGAGGCACGTAAAAGAGAGCTCTAACTGTAAACGAGAAGCCAAACGCACTAGATCCCGTGCCTATTGAGTGGTTTT is from Arachis ipaensis cultivar K30076 chromosome B01, Araip1.1, whole genome shotgun sequence and encodes:
- the LOC107610048 gene encoding uncharacterized protein LOC107610048 produces the protein METPKFSTGFVFCLFLFCVHAALVFASTSNWQHSQDWLNHGGDLFNRRYGYKEFKISPKTAPNLSLKWKFYAGKDITATPAIYEDTLYFPSWNGNIYAVNETNGSLIWKQNLHELTGLNATGLVLNVNWTVSRSTPTIVGDHDLLMVGIYGPAAVIGLNRTNGKLLWLTYLDHHPAALITMSGTYYKGGYYVGTSSLEEAETIERCCIFRGSMAKLDALSGAIIWQTYTLPDNNGTVGGYAGAAIWGSSPSIDAQRNHVYIATGNLYSAPQRILECQERQSNRTVPTEPDDCVEPENHSNSILALDLDTGKIEWYRQLGGYDVWFYQCNNASIPGCPPSGPTPDADFGEAPMMLSVYVNGTKKDLVAAVQKSGYAWALDRNNGNITWFTEAGPGGIVGGGTWGAATDERRVYTNIVNSGAKNFTLAPSNRTTTSGGWVAMDANNGKIVWSTANPSNSTSIGPVSVANDVVFAGSIDLLGSIYAMNAKNGKILWSYKTGASVYGGMSISNGCIYVGSGYNVSLGFPILSGGTSLSAFCV